From the genome of Solidesulfovibrio carbinolicus, one region includes:
- the ybaK gene encoding Cys-tRNA(Pro) deacylase has protein sequence MSKTTRATQALAKAGAAFDVLTYDYQSGAERIGLQAAAAIGEPPSRVLKTLMVLVDGKPACCVVPSDGELSMKRVAAAFGGKAATMMPPAEAEKATGYHVGGISPFGAKKRLPVAIEAAALAEPYVIINAGQRGVMVRLSPADAVRVAAALAAPLLA, from the coding sequence ATGTCCAAGACCACCCGGGCCACCCAGGCCCTGGCCAAGGCCGGCGCGGCCTTTGATGTCCTGACCTACGACTACCAGTCCGGGGCCGAGCGCATCGGCCTGCAAGCCGCCGCCGCCATCGGCGAGCCGCCCTCGCGGGTGCTCAAGACGCTCATGGTGCTGGTGGACGGCAAACCGGCCTGCTGCGTGGTCCCCTCCGACGGCGAACTGTCCATGAAGCGCGTGGCTGCCGCCTTTGGCGGCAAGGCCGCCACCATGATGCCCCCGGCCGAAGCCGAAAAAGCCACCGGCTACCACGTGGGCGGCATCAGCCCCTTTGGCGCGAAAAAACGCCTGCCCGTGGCCATCGAGGCGGCGGCGCTGGCCGAACCCTACGTCATCATCAACGCCGGCCAGCGCGGCGTCATGGTCCGCCTGTCCCCGGCCGACGCCGTGCGCGTGGCTGCGGCCCTGGCCGCGCCGCTGCTGGCCTGA
- a CDS encoding iron-containing alcohol dehydrogenase, with protein MAVQEQVYGFFIPSVTLIGIGASKLIPEKIKALGGSKPLVVTDKGVVAAGILKQVTELLDAAAMPYAVYDKTVPNPTDLNVAEGTELYKSSGCDSLITLGGGSSHDCGKGIGLLISNGGKIHDYEGIDKATKPLMPYLAVNTTAGTASEMTRFAVITDTSRHVKMAIADWRVTPGIAIDDPVLMVGMPPALTAATGMDALTHAVEAFVSTIANPMTDACAVEAMKLIFTHLRKAVANGQDLTAREGMCFAQYLAGMAFNNASLGYVHSMAHQLGGFYNLPHGECNALLLPYVEKFNLIAKVEKFAEMAAIMGENTAGLAPRDAAELALKAIRQLSTDVGIPANLVELGRRYGKEVKAADIPTMTANAQKDICRFTNPRCATDKDVADIYTAAL; from the coding sequence ATGGCAGTTCAGGAACAGGTGTACGGCTTCTTCATTCCCAGCGTGACGCTTATCGGCATCGGCGCGTCCAAGCTCATCCCGGAAAAGATCAAAGCCCTTGGCGGCAGCAAACCGCTGGTCGTCACGGACAAGGGCGTGGTGGCGGCCGGCATCCTCAAGCAAGTGACCGAACTCCTCGACGCCGCCGCCATGCCCTACGCGGTTTACGACAAGACCGTGCCCAATCCCACGGACCTCAACGTGGCCGAAGGGACGGAACTCTACAAAAGCTCGGGCTGCGACAGCCTCATCACCCTGGGCGGCGGCTCCTCCCACGACTGCGGCAAGGGCATCGGCCTGCTCATTTCCAACGGCGGCAAGATCCACGACTACGAGGGCATCGACAAGGCCACCAAGCCGCTCATGCCCTATCTTGCCGTCAACACCACCGCCGGCACGGCCTCGGAGATGACCCGGTTCGCGGTCATCACCGACACCTCGCGCCACGTCAAAATGGCCATCGCCGACTGGCGCGTCACCCCCGGCATCGCCATCGACGATCCGGTGCTCATGGTCGGCATGCCCCCGGCCCTGACCGCCGCCACCGGCATGGACGCGCTCACCCACGCCGTGGAAGCCTTCGTCTCCACCATCGCCAACCCCATGACCGACGCCTGCGCCGTGGAAGCCATGAAGCTCATCTTCACCCATCTGCGCAAGGCCGTGGCCAACGGCCAGGATCTGACCGCCCGGGAAGGCATGTGCTTTGCCCAGTATCTGGCCGGCATGGCCTTTAACAACGCGAGCCTTGGTTACGTGCATTCCATGGCCCACCAGCTCGGCGGCTTTTACAACCTGCCCCACGGCGAATGCAACGCCCTGCTTTTGCCCTACGTCGAGAAGTTCAACCTCATCGCCAAGGTGGAGAAATTCGCCGAAATGGCCGCCATCATGGGCGAGAACACGGCCGGTCTGGCCCCGCGCGACGCCGCCGAACTGGCGCTCAAGGCCATTCGCCAGCTTTCGACCGACGTCGGCATCCCGGCCAACCTGGTCGAGCTCGGCCGGCGCTACGGCAAGGAAGTCAAGGCGGCCGACATTCCGACCATGACCGCCAATGCCCAGAAGGACATCTGCCGCTTCACCAATCCGCGCTGCGCCACCGACAAGGACGTGGCCGACATCTACACGGCTGCTTTGTAG
- a CDS encoding sigma-54-dependent Fis family transcriptional regulator — METEAQLPLSRERAAAVLAQWRRFQAGLAVDEALVRPVILRSWQRCRRAGFPADALALCPIDAVGLDRSVADNRELVDTAKRVMDRLAHSIHLSSSVVTLVDTTGLVLHVSATREDLASVPYGEPGRRCDEATLGTNGMGLCLVERQPVHVMAAEHFSSCLHYLSCSAAPIHDSTGRFLGALNLAISTENFHQHTLGLVEAAAHAIEEHLRLRALIASQRVILELLDDGVAVLGADGTIVSLNGQACSMLGLSPDVVGRDIQSFVRDSEVLRAILADRQTFHDREVTFRLVQGELSCALSCAPFADGGVILTLRETRRMRKYAARVAGAKAVYTFEHILGQSKALREAVRLARVAAQGDATTLLLGESGTGKELFAQAIHNAGVRRKGPFVVVNCGALPRNLVQSELFGYVAGAFSGALKEGSPGKFELADGGTLFLDEIGEMPLEAQVSLLRLLQENEVTRLGGKEARRVDVRIIAATNKDLASAVRNNAFRGDLYYRLNVLSIAIPPLRQREGDVPLLTRLFLDKFTASLGKPDLEISREALAALAAHHWPGNVRELENCIERLVNVACSSRIDIADLPQDVMTDMLRGRPAAPGEAGMSLKRIQRALILETLRETGGNFRRASNLLNISRTTLYAKLKQYGIAADTFREQ, encoded by the coding sequence ATGGAAACCGAAGCGCAGCTGCCGCTGTCCCGGGAGCGAGCCGCGGCCGTCCTGGCCCAATGGCGGCGATTTCAGGCCGGTCTGGCCGTGGACGAGGCCCTCGTGCGGCCGGTCATTTTGCGATCCTGGCAGCGTTGCCGCCGGGCCGGCTTTCCGGCCGACGCCCTGGCGCTGTGCCCTATCGACGCCGTCGGTCTGGACCGGTCCGTGGCCGACAACCGGGAGCTGGTGGACACGGCCAAGCGGGTCATGGACCGGCTGGCCCACTCCATCCACCTCTCCAGCAGCGTGGTCACCCTGGTGGACACGACCGGCCTGGTGCTGCACGTCTCGGCCACCCGGGAAGACTTGGCCAGCGTGCCCTACGGCGAACCCGGGCGACGCTGCGACGAAGCCACCCTCGGAACCAACGGCATGGGCCTGTGCCTGGTCGAACGCCAGCCGGTCCATGTCATGGCCGCGGAGCATTTCAGCTCCTGCCTGCACTATCTCAGCTGTTCGGCCGCGCCCATCCACGACAGCACGGGACGGTTTCTCGGCGCGCTCAATCTGGCCATCAGCACCGAGAACTTCCACCAGCACACCCTGGGGCTGGTGGAGGCCGCCGCCCACGCCATCGAGGAGCACTTGCGCCTGCGCGCGCTCATCGCCAGCCAGCGCGTCATCCTCGAACTCCTCGACGACGGCGTGGCCGTGCTCGGGGCCGACGGGACCATCGTCAGCCTAAACGGCCAAGCCTGTTCCATGCTGGGGCTGTCCCCGGACGTGGTCGGCCGCGACATCCAAAGCTTTGTGCGCGATAGCGAGGTGCTGCGCGCCATCCTGGCCGACCGGCAGACCTTCCACGACCGGGAGGTGACCTTCCGGCTTGTCCAGGGCGAACTGTCGTGCGCGCTTTCCTGCGCGCCCTTTGCCGACGGCGGGGTCATCCTGACCCTGCGCGAAACCCGGCGGATGCGCAAATACGCCGCCCGGGTGGCCGGGGCCAAGGCCGTCTACACCTTCGAGCACATCCTGGGCCAGTCCAAGGCCCTGCGCGAGGCCGTGCGGCTGGCCCGGGTGGCCGCCCAGGGCGACGCCACCACCCTGCTTCTTGGCGAATCCGGCACCGGCAAGGAGCTTTTTGCCCAGGCCATCCACAACGCCGGGGTCCGGCGCAAGGGACCCTTTGTGGTGGTCAACTGCGGCGCGCTGCCGCGAAACCTGGTGCAAAGCGAACTTTTCGGCTACGTGGCCGGGGCTTTTTCCGGGGCGCTCAAGGAAGGCAGCCCGGGCAAGTTCGAGCTGGCCGACGGGGGCACGCTGTTTTTAGACGAGATCGGCGAGATGCCCCTGGAGGCCCAGGTGAGCCTGCTGCGGCTTTTGCAGGAAAACGAGGTGACGCGCCTGGGCGGCAAGGAGGCCCGGCGCGTGGACGTGCGCATCATCGCGGCCACCAACAAGGACCTGGCCTCGGCCGTGCGCAACAACGCCTTTCGCGGCGACCTCTATTATCGCCTCAATGTCCTGTCCATCGCCATCCCGCCCCTGCGCCAGCGCGAAGGCGACGTGCCGCTGCTCACCCGGCTGTTCCTGGACAAGTTCACCGCTTCCCTGGGCAAGCCGGACTTGGAGATCTCCCGCGAGGCCCTGGCCGCCCTGGCCGCCCACCACTGGCCCGGCAACGTGCGCGAGCTGGAAAACTGCATCGAGCGCCTGGTCAACGTGGCTTGCTCCAGCCGCATCGACATCGCCGACCTGCCCCAGGACGTCATGACCGACATGCTGCGCGGCCGGCCGGCCGCCCCGGGCGAGGCCGGCATGTCGCTTAAGCGCATCCAGCGGGCGCTGATCCTCGAAACCCTGCGCGAAACCGGCGGCAACTTCCGGCGAGCCTCCAACCTGCTCAACATCTCGCGCACGACGCTGTACGCCAAGCTCAAGCAGTACGGCATCGCCGCGGACACATTTCGTGAACAGTAA
- the recQ gene encoding DNA helicase RecQ, with protein sequence MNTPRDVLKQVFGHDRFRGPQQAIVEHVLGGGDAVVLMPTGGGKSLCYQIPAILRPGTAIVISPLIALMRDQVQTLTGLGVRAECLHSALPAGAAREVMARLRRGELDILYTAPERFMTQGFANLLAGLPLALFAIDEAHCVSQWGHDFRPEYLQLASIAHDFPGVPRMALTATADGPTRADILTRLELSQARIFATGFDRPNIRYLVEPKDQPRRRLLRFIREEHPGQSGIVYRLSRAKTEDTAQWLTDNGIPALAYHAGLAPAERDRRQDRFMREEGLVMAATVAFGMGVDKPDVRFVAHLDPPKSLEAYHQETGRAGRDGEPATALMLYSMNDFAALRRLIAPEGGEGTRTRIDLSKLDALAGYCETDCCRRQTLLGYFGEARLEPCGNCDVCLDPSEPEDATVAAQKALSCVFRTGQRFGAGHLVDVLLGRPTSQVERFNHREVSTFGIGADLTKDHWRAIYRRLAAMGALAPDEAGHGGLVLTPLAWDILKGQRPFAMRLPKEPAPKERRKRSRGSAGEGGGKKSWVYDHLSTPEDAALWDRLRSWRAETAKEAGVPPYVVFHDRTLLDVVLLKPQDPAGLAGAGGMGQAKIDKYGQTLLNMLAEHYAAHGRAAPRPALPPESGALAPREPNDTAAKSLALFQELGSVEAVAKKRELAVSTIHGHLLAYVAWGKIEAAAVCGLPDELMARACETLSRLRREGVPGLGAAHEALGGAVSFEALRCIDAELRAKARDGQE encoded by the coding sequence ATGAACACCCCTCGCGACGTTCTCAAGCAGGTTTTCGGCCACGACCGCTTTCGCGGCCCCCAGCAGGCCATCGTCGAGCATGTGCTTGGCGGCGGCGACGCCGTGGTGCTGATGCCCACCGGCGGCGGCAAGTCGCTGTGCTACCAGATTCCGGCCATCCTGCGCCCGGGCACGGCCATCGTCATTTCGCCGCTCATTGCGCTCATGCGCGACCAAGTGCAAACGCTGACCGGCCTTGGCGTGCGGGCCGAGTGCCTGCATTCGGCCCTGCCGGCCGGCGCGGCCCGGGAGGTCATGGCCAGGCTGCGCCGGGGGGAGCTCGACATCCTCTACACCGCCCCGGAGCGGTTCATGACCCAGGGTTTCGCCAATCTCCTGGCCGGGCTGCCCCTGGCCCTTTTCGCCATTGACGAGGCCCACTGCGTCTCCCAGTGGGGGCATGATTTCCGGCCGGAATATCTGCAGCTGGCCTCCATCGCCCACGACTTTCCCGGCGTGCCCCGCATGGCGCTCACGGCCACGGCCGACGGTCCGACCCGGGCCGACATCCTCACGCGCCTGGAACTGTCCCAGGCGCGGATTTTCGCCACCGGCTTCGACCGGCCCAACATCCGCTATCTGGTCGAACCCAAGGACCAGCCCCGGCGGCGGCTTCTGCGGTTTATCCGCGAGGAGCACCCCGGCCAGTCCGGCATCGTCTACCGCCTGTCCCGGGCCAAGACCGAGGACACGGCCCAGTGGCTTACCGACAACGGCATCCCGGCCCTGGCCTACCATGCCGGTCTGGCCCCGGCCGAGCGCGACCGCCGGCAGGACCGGTTCATGCGCGAGGAAGGTCTGGTCATGGCCGCCACCGTGGCCTTCGGCATGGGGGTGGACAAGCCCGACGTGCGCTTCGTGGCCCATCTCGATCCGCCCAAGAGCCTGGAGGCCTACCATCAGGAGACCGGCCGGGCCGGGCGCGACGGCGAACCGGCCACGGCGCTGATGCTCTACAGCATGAACGATTTCGCCGCCCTGCGCCGGCTGATTGCCCCGGAAGGCGGCGAAGGCACGCGCACCCGCATCGATCTGTCCAAGCTCGACGCCCTGGCCGGCTACTGCGAGACCGATTGCTGCCGCCGCCAGACCCTGCTTGGGTATTTCGGCGAGGCCCGGCTTGAGCCGTGCGGCAACTGCGACGTCTGCCTGGACCCGAGCGAACCCGAGGACGCCACCGTGGCCGCCCAGAAGGCGCTGTCGTGCGTCTTTCGCACCGGCCAGCGCTTCGGAGCCGGCCATCTGGTCGATGTGCTGCTCGGCCGGCCGACCAGCCAGGTGGAACGCTTCAACCACCGCGAGGTGAGCACATTCGGCATCGGCGCGGACCTGACCAAGGACCACTGGCGGGCCATCTACCGCCGCCTGGCCGCCATGGGGGCCTTGGCCCCGGACGAGGCCGGCCATGGGGGGCTGGTGCTCACGCCGCTGGCCTGGGATATCCTCAAGGGGCAGCGGCCCTTTGCCATGCGCCTGCCCAAGGAGCCAGCGCCCAAGGAGCGGCGCAAGCGCTCCCGGGGGAGTGCCGGGGAGGGCGGCGGCAAGAAGAGCTGGGTGTATGACCACCTGTCCACCCCCGAGGACGCGGCCCTGTGGGACCGGCTGCGGTCCTGGCGGGCCGAGACGGCCAAAGAGGCCGGCGTGCCGCCTTACGTGGTCTTCCATGACCGTACGCTGCTTGACGTTGTGCTGCTTAAGCCCCAGGACCCTGCCGGGCTGGCCGGGGCCGGCGGCATGGGCCAGGCCAAGATCGACAAATACGGCCAGACGCTGCTTAACATGCTCGCCGAGCACTACGCCGCCCACGGCCGGGCCGCGCCGCGTCCGGCCCTGCCGCCCGAGTCTGGCGCGCTTGCTCCCCGGGAACCCAACGACACGGCGGCCAAGTCCCTGGCCCTGTTTCAGGAACTCGGCTCGGTGGAGGCGGTGGCCAAAAAGCGCGAGCTGGCCGTGTCCACCATCCATGGGCATCTGCTGGCCTATGTGGCCTGGGGCAAGATCGAGGCGGCAGCCGTATGCGGTTTGCCGGACGAGCTCATGGCCCGGGCGTGCGAGACCCTGTCGCGGCTGCGGCGCGAGGGCGTTCCGGGCCTAGGCGCCGCCCACGAGGCCCTGGGCGGCGCGGTCTCGTTTGAGGCCCTGCGCTGTATCGACGCCGAGCTGCGGGCCAAGGCCCGGGACGGGCAGGAGTGA
- the purE gene encoding 5-(carboxyamino)imidazole ribonucleotide mutase, protein MRIAILIGSMSDEEKMRPCSKVLDSLGIEHIFTVTSAHRTLERTERVIRECEARGCQIFICAAGLAAHLAGAVAARTIKPVIGVPLSAPGSALGGLDSMLSTVQMPPGYPVATVALDGAGAKNAAWLAASILALGDAELAGRIRAAREGFASDVETAAAKLGSKL, encoded by the coding sequence ATGCGCATCGCCATTTTGATCGGCTCCATGTCCGACGAAGAGAAAATGCGTCCGTGCTCCAAGGTTCTTGATTCCTTGGGCATCGAGCACATCTTCACCGTCACCTCGGCCCACCGCACCCTGGAGCGCACCGAGCGGGTCATCCGCGAGTGCGAGGCCCGGGGCTGCCAGATTTTCATCTGCGCCGCCGGTCTGGCCGCCCACCTGGCCGGGGCCGTGGCCGCGCGCACCATAAAGCCCGTCATCGGCGTGCCCCTGTCCGCCCCGGGTTCGGCCCTTGGGGGCCTTGATTCCATGCTCTCCACCGTGCAGATGCCCCCGGGCTATCCGGTGGCCACCGTGGCCCTGGACGGAGCCGGCGCGAAAAACGCCGCCTGGCTGGCCGCCTCCATCCTGGCCCTTGGCGATGCCGAACTGGCCGGACGCATCCGTGCCGCCCGCGAAGGCTTTGCCAGCGACGTGGAGACCGCCGCCGCCAAGCTCGGCAGCAAGCTGTAG
- the purD gene encoding phosphoribosylamine--glycine ligase: MRILVVGSGGREHALAHTLLKSPDVSAVITAPGNGGTATCGENVPLSDTDVPGIVALAKDRGMDLVVVGPEAPLVAGLRDALETAGVPCFGPDAYAAQLEGSKAFAKDVMTAAGVPTAAYASFTDAAKARAYAKDLGRPVVVKADGLAAGKGVTVCTQTDQAMAAIDEAMVDKAFGAAGGTVVVEEMLVGEEASFLAFCDGKTAVPMTACQDHKAVFDGDQGPNTGGMGAYCPAPVLPPARYAEMMELVIHPILREMAKRGHPFTGILYAGLMMTEAGPKVLEYNVRFGDPECQPLLMRLSSDLPAIMLACRAGKLTPELVRWSDKSALCVVMAAPGYPGSYPKGMPITGIEAAEAAGDGLVKVFQAGTKLVDGQVVTSGGRVLGVTALGDGLAQAKATAYRAVEKLHFDGAFCRRDIGDKGLKREEK; the protein is encoded by the coding sequence ATGCGCATTCTGGTGGTCGGCTCCGGCGGCCGCGAGCACGCCCTGGCCCATACCCTGCTTAAAAGCCCCGACGTGTCGGCGGTCATCACCGCGCCGGGCAACGGAGGCACCGCGACCTGCGGTGAAAACGTGCCGCTTTCCGATACCGACGTGCCTGGCATCGTGGCCCTGGCCAAGGACCGGGGCATGGATCTCGTCGTGGTCGGCCCGGAAGCGCCGCTGGTGGCCGGGCTGCGCGACGCCCTGGAAACCGCCGGCGTGCCCTGCTTCGGCCCCGACGCTTACGCCGCCCAGCTTGAGGGCAGCAAGGCCTTTGCCAAGGACGTCATGACTGCGGCCGGCGTGCCCACCGCCGCCTATGCGTCGTTTACCGACGCGGCCAAGGCCCGGGCCTACGCCAAGGACCTCGGCCGGCCCGTGGTGGTCAAGGCCGACGGCCTGGCCGCCGGCAAGGGCGTCACCGTCTGTACGCAGACGGACCAAGCCATGGCCGCCATTGACGAAGCCATGGTGGACAAGGCTTTTGGCGCGGCCGGCGGCACGGTGGTGGTGGAAGAAATGCTCGTTGGCGAGGAAGCCTCGTTCCTGGCTTTTTGCGACGGAAAAACCGCCGTGCCCATGACCGCTTGCCAGGACCACAAGGCCGTCTTCGACGGCGACCAAGGCCCCAACACTGGCGGCATGGGGGCCTACTGCCCAGCCCCGGTCTTGCCGCCCGCGCGCTACGCCGAGATGATGGAGCTGGTCATCCATCCTATTTTACGGGAAATGGCCAAGCGCGGCCATCCCTTCACCGGCATCCTCTACGCCGGACTCATGATGACCGAGGCCGGCCCCAAGGTGCTCGAATACAACGTCCGTTTCGGCGACCCGGAGTGCCAGCCGCTGCTCATGCGCCTTTCCAGCGACCTGCCGGCCATCATGCTGGCCTGCCGGGCCGGCAAGCTCACCCCGGAACTGGTGCGCTGGTCGGACAAAAGCGCCCTGTGCGTGGTCATGGCCGCGCCGGGCTATCCGGGCAGCTACCCCAAGGGCATGCCCATCACCGGCATCGAGGCGGCCGAGGCGGCCGGCGACGGGCTGGTCAAGGTGTTCCAGGCCGGCACGAAGCTCGTTGACGGCCAGGTCGTGACCTCGGGTGGTCGGGTGCTCGGTGTGACGGCCCTTGGCGACGGACTGGCCCAGGCCAAGGCGACGGCCTACCGGGCTGTGGAAAAATTGCATTTCGACGGGGCGTTTTGCCGCCGCGACATCGGCGACAAGGGCCTCAAACGGGAGGAAAAATAG
- a CDS encoding methyl-accepting chemotaxis protein, with the protein MGKTGITTIIAASVAATILAGVAALVLYVAKSSFTMIEHVQESGLEQTAALTARAADIYLKGTASVLESLAAQDEIKAVFSGNKEETQRVLLSFINNHKDFFSFSVFDTSGKIVAGYNANGQDISGGDRKDRDYVKAILAGQDTVHSRSVFQSGSSSELIYVVAKSLHGPDGKLLGGIAAAPLWGRFTAAIMDPIRFGKRGYGFMVDSDGNFISHPDKKLLLQSFATNPTFKAAMDKGSGTFDYLWNGERKAMAVARIPSTNWLVCMSYYTDEMTTLAGEQRNTLIALGLGVAALAVAVIVLITRRLMLRPLLCLSDFTAKVAGGDFDAAIQCPLKAELAAFGENLRQMVAELKAKLGFAQGVLNGIPSPCGIVGPDFKMLWHNEEISRLLDKYEPGKSAVGQTSGQFYLNDPAKNTLSDRAIQERRMLAAENDFTTVAGRKLRIAVRTTPFYDLDGTLLGSISFWNDITELYEQKRHIEEQNAVIAQTAASASAVADRVAAASEELSAQIEQSSRGAEEQNGRVQETATAVEEMNATIMEVARNAAATAGSAELARDKARGGAKLVADVESAVGSIREEAVVLTDNMRGLGDQAKGIGAIMDVISDIADQTNLLALNAAIEAARAGEAGRGFAVVADEVRKLAEKTMNATKEVGQAIAGIQRGTADAVSRVERAVSKVETASGLAEKSEAALTEIVSVVEAAGDQVRAIATAAEQQSATSDEINRSVESISAIAHETAQAMHQSAQAVSDLARQAQELNSLMVSLGSANDAPRALGQ; encoded by the coding sequence ATGGGCAAGACAGGCATCACCACCATCATCGCCGCATCCGTCGCCGCGACCATTCTGGCCGGCGTCGCGGCACTCGTGCTTTATGTCGCGAAAAGTTCGTTCACCATGATCGAACACGTGCAGGAGAGCGGCTTGGAGCAAACGGCAGCGCTCACCGCCCGCGCCGCCGACATTTATCTCAAAGGCACGGCGTCAGTGCTCGAATCCTTGGCCGCCCAGGACGAGATCAAGGCGGTTTTTTCGGGAAACAAGGAAGAGACCCAGCGGGTGCTGCTCTCCTTTATCAACAATCATAAGGATTTCTTTTCCTTCTCCGTCTTCGACACCTCCGGCAAGATCGTGGCCGGCTACAATGCCAACGGACAGGACATCAGCGGCGGCGACCGCAAGGACCGGGATTACGTCAAAGCCATCCTGGCCGGGCAGGACACGGTCCACAGCCGCTCCGTCTTCCAGTCCGGCTCCAGCTCGGAACTCATCTATGTCGTAGCCAAATCCTTGCATGGCCCGGACGGCAAGCTCCTCGGCGGCATCGCCGCCGCCCCGCTTTGGGGACGTTTCACCGCTGCCATCATGGATCCGATTCGCTTCGGAAAGCGCGGCTACGGCTTCATGGTCGACAGCGACGGCAATTTCATCTCCCACCCGGACAAGAAACTGCTGCTGCAAAGCTTCGCCACCAATCCGACCTTCAAGGCGGCCATGGACAAAGGCTCGGGCACCTTCGATTATCTTTGGAACGGCGAACGCAAGGCCATGGCCGTGGCCCGCATTCCCTCCACGAACTGGCTGGTGTGCATGTCCTATTACACCGACGAGATGACGACCCTGGCCGGTGAACAGCGCAATACGCTGATAGCCCTGGGCCTGGGCGTGGCCGCCCTGGCCGTGGCCGTTATTGTGCTCATCACCCGCCGGCTGATGCTGCGGCCGCTTCTGTGCTTGAGCGATTTCACCGCCAAGGTGGCCGGCGGCGACTTTGACGCCGCCATCCAGTGCCCGCTTAAGGCTGAACTGGCGGCCTTCGGCGAAAACCTGCGCCAGATGGTGGCCGAACTCAAAGCCAAACTCGGCTTTGCCCAAGGCGTGTTAAACGGCATCCCCTCCCCCTGCGGCATCGTCGGGCCGGACTTCAAGATGCTGTGGCACAACGAGGAAATCAGCCGGCTCCTCGACAAATACGAACCCGGCAAATCCGCCGTCGGCCAAACCTCGGGACAGTTCTATTTAAACGATCCGGCCAAAAACACCCTTTCCGACCGGGCCATCCAGGAGCGCCGAATGCTCGCGGCGGAAAACGACTTCACCACCGTGGCCGGACGCAAGCTGCGCATCGCCGTGCGCACCACGCCGTTTTACGATCTCGACGGAACCCTGCTCGGCTCCATCTCCTTTTGGAACGACATCACCGAACTCTACGAGCAAAAGCGGCACATCGAGGAACAAAACGCGGTCATCGCCCAAACCGCCGCCAGCGCCTCGGCCGTGGCCGACCGGGTGGCCGCCGCCTCCGAGGAACTCTCGGCCCAGATTGAACAGTCCAGCCGCGGGGCCGAGGAACAAAACGGCCGCGTCCAGGAGACGGCCACGGCCGTGGAAGAAATGAACGCCACCATCATGGAAGTGGCCCGAAACGCCGCCGCCACGGCCGGCAGCGCTGAACTGGCCCGGGACAAGGCTCGGGGCGGCGCGAAGCTCGTGGCCGACGTGGAGAGCGCCGTGGGCTCCATCCGCGAGGAAGCGGTGGTCCTGACCGACAACATGCGCGGCCTGGGCGATCAGGCCAAGGGCATCGGGGCCATCATGGACGTCATTTCCGACATCGCCGACCAGACCAACCTGCTGGCCCTTAACGCCGCCATTGAGGCGGCCCGGGCCGGCGAGGCCGGGCGCGGCTTCGCCGTGGTCGCCGACGAGGTGCGCAAACTGGCCGAAAAAACCATGAACGCCACCAAAGAAGTGGGCCAGGCCATCGCCGGCATCCAGCGCGGCACGGCTGATGCCGTCTCCCGGGTGGAGCGCGCCGTTTCCAAGGTCGAGACGGCTTCGGGGCTGGCCGAAAAGTCCGAGGCGGCCCTGACCGAAATCGTCTCCGTGGTGGAAGCGGCCGGCGACCAGGTCCGGGCCATCGCCACGGCGGCCGAGCAGCAGTCGGCCACCTCCGACGAAATCAACCGCTCCGTGGAATCCATCAGCGCCATTGCCCACGAAACCGCCCAGGCCATGCACCAATCGGCCCAGGCGGTGTCCGATTTGGCCCGGCAGGCCCAGGAACTCAACAGCCTGATGGTCAGCCTGGGTAGTGCAAACGACGCGCCCAGGGCTCTTGGCCAATAA